CGACCGCTCAGGTTGTGATTCATGAGGTCGATGCGGAGCTTGGCGAAAAAATCGCCTTGGCTTCGGAGTTTGCCAAACAGGATCCCTACCGTGCGGCAACGAACAACAAAGGGGTGCTCAATGGCATTGATCCGGTAGCCATTGCCACGGGCAATGACTGGCGTGCAGTGGAAGCAGGAATCCATGCCTATGCGGTAAAGCAGGGGCAATACCGGGCGATTACTCAATGGTCCTATCGCGATGGAACACTGTACGGAGAATTCAAAGCGCCACTGGTTGTGGGAATAGTCGGCGGTGTGACGACGCTGCATCCTACCGCCAGAATGGCTTTGCGCATGATGAATATCCAATCAGTCAATCAGTTGTCCCGTATTATGGCGGCAGTCGGTCTGGTGCAGAATTTAGGGGCGTTAAAGGCCTTGTGTACGGTGGGAATAAGCCAGGGGCATATGAAGCTGCATTTAAATAATTTAATCTTAAAAACCGATGCAACCGAAAAGGAAATCCCGCTGTTAAAGGCGAGGCTTGAACAATCCCTGTTGATCAATAAACACATTACCGAACATGATGTGATTGCTATCCTTAATGACCTGAGAGAAGCCTTACGAAATGATGAAATGGAACGTTCCCGCTAAAACCTTCCTGCTGGGGGAATATGCTGCCTTGGAAGGCGGCTCGGCGTTGGTTTTAACGACTAAACCCTGTTTTGAACTGACCCTGGTCGATGAACCGATAATAAAAGGGATTGACCCGGCGTCTCCCGCGGGTCGCTATTGGCTCAGTTTGCCTCCGGTTGCACAGGGCCTGAGCTGGCATGATCCCTATGATGGTATTGGCGGACTGGGCGCTTCAAGCGCTCAGTTTCTTGCCGTGTATCTTGCTGATTGCCATTTACACAACCATCACCCTAACCGCAAGGCGCTGCTTGAGCGGTATTTCCAGTTTGCCTGGGATGGCAAAGGCATTAAGCCAAGTGGTTATGATGTGTTAGCGCAGGAGCAGCAGCAATGTGTATTTATCAATAGACAACGCAGTGAGACGCGTAATTACCCATGGCCTTTTGGTGAATTGGGTTTTATATTGGTTCATAGTAGCAATAAATTACCTACGCACCAGCATTTACAATCCTTTCAATTGCAGTTTTCAACCGAAAGGCTATCACGGCTTGCTGACCAGGGTTGTATGGCTTTTGAGCAAGCCAATGACACCCTGCTGGTCAATGCCGTTAATGCCTGTCAACAACAGCTTGAAGCCTTGCATCTGGTCGCCCCAGAAAGTGTAAAGGCTATTGCTGCCTTAAAAAGCAATGAAGGCGTTGTGGCGGCAAAAGGCTGCGGTGCTCTGGGTGCCGATGTTATTTTACTGCTGGTTGAAAAACGCCGATTGAGCGGGCTGCGTAATGAATTATTGGCACAGGAGTGTAATGTTCTTGCTACTAATGTGGATTTATACATAGGCGAGCATTTAGTCGAGTCATCAAGGATAAAAACAAGAATTTGAAGCAGGAGCAGTAACTTATCTGTATTTGATTACAGGGATGGGGTGTGTTAACATTGAGCAAATAGAACTTTATTTGTTATTCAGTGTTCGGTAAAGTCGAATCAAAAAAGAAATTGCTTCACTCCATTAGACCCTCAGTGTTTAGTACATCTACTGTTGATATAACTGAATTTAGAAATTTTCTTAAAGATAATCAAAAAAAATCAATCAACGCGAAATTTTTGCTGGAAGACACGAGGTTTCATCATCTAGACGATTTTGAGAAGCGGTTTTTAAATGATCTCCCTCTTGTAAAGGAAATTATTGCTCAGGAAATTAATCGGCCTGAAGGAACGTTTGCTTTTTACAATGGAAGCTCGAATGCAGTAAAATTCTTACGCATGGCCATGAGTGCTATTTCTAAAGAAATGGCTCAAACAGACCCGCAGGCTGTAAAATCTAATCTTGTTTTTGGTGCTGTTAAATCTCAAACCTATTCACCCAAAACATTTTTTGAGAAACATTTGGATGGGAATCCCGCGTTATACCCATTTAGCGCTGAGTATAATTCAAAAAAACCATTACTTGATCATGAAACCAAAATTGCTAAAGTTGTCTTGGCTGCCTCAATGCTATTGCATGATGGTTTAATTGGTGAAACTGCCTGGCTTATGTATCAACGGAATATGAGCTTCTCAATCAGTAAAGAATCCGATTTTGTCAAAAGCATCCTGCAGGAATTTTGCATAAAAAATGGGCTTGAACACTTTCCTATTGATACCGTTGCTGCCTATTATGATGAATACCGCTCTGTTTTACAGGCACAACTGCTGCAAATTTTTGTCAGAAAAGAAAGCTTCAATTCTTTGGGATACTATTGTTATGCGGGAGGGGTACCCCTCGTTAAAGACAGTGTTGCATTTCTAGACCAGCTTTATTCTGACCTGAATAAACACAGCTGTTCAAATTGGGAAAGTTGTATTACCGAAAGACTGGGGTATGCCCTTGAGGAAGAGAAACTCTACCATTTGGTCCATCCTCAGCATGCCCCGAGTCATAAGCTTCTCAAATCAGACAATGCAGTATGGCACGAATTTTTACAGGTTCGGTTTTTAACAGCCAATCCAGATTTTTATAACTCAGAAGAAGTGAGTGTTAATGAGTATTATAAATCCGATGAAGCGTATCAGATGGCTAAGAAACTTAAATTGTCGTTAAAACTTGAAATTCAAGCCTATTTTAAAAATAAGGGTAATAATTCAGACAATCTCTTGCAAGAGACCAGTGCATTGGAAACCTGCCATTTAAACGTTGGTACCGAGGGTCGGAGTCGAACCGACACGATGTCACCATCACCGGATTTTGAATCCGGCGCGTCTACCAATTCCGCCACCCCGGCACACACGCCGCCATTATAACAAAGATAGCCATTGAAACAATGGTCATACTAAAATAATTTAATAAAATTGCTGTTTTATTGCCTGTTTCCTGCATATCATGAGGCAAGCTTATTGCGAGTAAACCGAATGAAAAAAACACTAGTACTTACAGCATGCTGTTTGATGGCGTGTACCGGGTATGCGGCAATCACGACCTGCCCCGATCCCAACACCACCTCCCTGCAATGGGGCGAGCCGCCGGCTCCCTGGGTTGTCAACCCGTATTCCCCACATATACCCCAGGGGGAAGCGAATACGGCATTCGTCAGGGCTAATCTTTTAGTGGCGGGTTTGGGGCGAGGGGTGGTCTGTACTTATAAAAACTCGCTGGGCGAATACTCCATTTGGTGGCAAGTGCTGGTCAAAATTCCTTCCCGCAATGATTACCGCTGGATAGATACCTTGGGCGGATTTGTCTGCACTCAATCGTTAACCGATTGTGAGTTCAGTGCGGCCAGTTAAGACGTTTATCCTTGCATTATCGATAAAGTGGAGAGGCTGGAAGTAAAACCGAATTGAGTAAAAAGGCATCTTTCCCGCGAAGGCGGGAATCCAGGCGCAAGGCCTGCGCCGAGGATGACAGGGGGCGGGAGTAAGGTTGCTCCGTACCCCTATAATCGATCCTCAGTAATAGTGATCATCATTTCCAGGGCTTTTTTTGCATTGTCGATAACCCACTGCTGATCCTGTTCTTTCAAGCGTTGACGCATGCCCGTAAATTCGTTCACCACATCGCCGGCTTTGACTTCGTTATACGCCATGGGTTTACCCTGGCGCAGAAGATCAACCAGAGCGACCAAATGCGGCGGATCATTGCGCGACATGGTGGCGCAACCGCAGCCCATGCCTTTTTCATGATCCTTTTTGGGGGCTTCCGCAAGATTAACCACGGTAATTCCCAAGTGGCGGCAATATTGTTTGACATTTTCCACCATGTGGTTTTCGGTACCGATAGCATAGTGCCGGGTTCCGGCCCGATCATTTACCACATAATCCCAGATGAAGGCAGTTGAGCCGGCCTGATGGGCTGTGCGAATGACTTCGTTACGGCATTCCGGGTGCACGACGGTTGTATAGCCTTGACGATGCCAGTATTCGCACATATCGGCACTGTAATGGGTATGAACCGCGCACTGACTGGAGAATAAGATCAGTTCGGCTTCGTCAAACTGCTTTAAGGTTTGACTGTCCTGCGCGGCCAGTGAATACTGAGCCCCTGCCGTCCCGCCGGGCCAGTAAGCCAGCTTGTTAATGCCAAGCCAATAAGCGACATTTTCCCCCATGTGCTGATCCGGGATAAACAGAATCTTTTTGTGTTGTTTCTGGGCCCATTGGAATATTTTTTTGACATTGGAACTGGTACAGACAGCGCCGCCTTGCGCGCCGGTCATGGCTTTCACCCGCCCGGAGGTATTCATATAACACACCGGCAGGATGTTTTCTGCGCCGTAGCGCTCGTTTAAATCGAGAAAAGCCGGTTCCACCATAAAATCCTTGGCCAGCATTTCCATGGTGCAACCGGATTTGGGGTTAGTGATGTAAACATGCTGGTTATTATTGGCAAGGATACTGATGGATTCCGCCATGAAATGCACGGCTGATTCAATGATGACTGACTTTTGCGGATTGTTGGCGGCCATCAGCGCCAATTGATAGGAATCGCCAATCTGCCCGCCAAATTGCTCCACGAGACGAACAATTTCACCGCCCATGTAATAATGGGCCAGCAACAACAGTTGATCGCCAAAATGATCCTGAGCCTTTTTTAAATAAGGCGTCATCCAGGCCAAAACCGTTGTCAGTTTGCGATCAGGCAGGGCCAGGTATTCCTCGGCATAAGGAATGAAATCTTCCTGATACCAATCGAGAGGGTAGTCGCTTTGACAAATGCTCATGTCGTTGGTAATCGACATCAAGGTCTTCTCGGGTTGGTAAGTACTGGCATCGGTTAACATAATTTCATCTCAACTAAATAACGAATTTTGGGGGGTGGTTAGCCTTAGGATACTTTCTTCGGCATAGGCATTTTGACGGGGAAAATCTTCACGGTAATGGCCGCCGCGTGACTCCCGGCGGGACAATGCCGCCCTGACGATGAGTTCCGCATTCAGCACGATGTTACGTAATTCAATAAAATCCCGGGTGATGCAATGCTTCCAGTAGTATTCTTCGATGACTTCTTTTCGTTTCATTATTAATTGTAGTAAATCCTGCAACCCGGCTTCAGTTCGAACGATGCCGGCGTAAGAGGTCATTTCACCGCGAAGACCTCGCCAGTGGGCATTAATCTGGCTTGCCCGCCGTGCATTCACTTCGCCGGGAGAGTTCCAATTGGGAATGCGCTCCACCTCTTTGCTGAAGGAGGTAATGTCTTTCAAGGAACAACGCGCCGCATTACTGGCCATGACGATGGCTTCAAGCAGCGAGTTGCTGGCCAGACGGTTTGCGCCATGCAGTCCGGTAAAGGCCACTTCGCCAATGGCGTAAAGCCGCTTTAAATCAGTCCGCCCATCGACGTCAGTCAATACTCCGCCGCATTGATAATGGGCAGCGGGAACCACAGGAATCATATCCTGGCTCATGTCGATGCCAATGCCGAGCAGGGTGGAATAGATTTGCGGAAAGCGTTTTTTCAGAAAGGCGCGGGATTGATGGGTAATGTCCAGATTGACATAGCCGCTGTTGCTCTGCTCAATCTCACTGAAAATGGCGCGGGCAACCACGTCGCGGGTAGCCAGCTCCAGATGGTCCGGGGCATAACGGCGCATGAAGCGCTCGCCATTATCGGCATTTTTCAGCAGGGCTCCTTCACCACGCACGGCTTCGGAGATTAAAAAATTGTTGAGCGAGTGATGGTGGAGCAGGGTAGGATGGAACTGATAAAATTCCATATTGCCCACACGAGCCCCGGCGCGGTAGGCCATGGCAACGCCATCGCCGGTGGCCACCATGGGGTTGGTGGTGTAGCGATAGGTTTTTCCAGCGCCGCCGGTCGCTAAAACAACGCAGCGTGCGGCAAAGGCATGGATAAGGTTCTGATTGCAATCAAGAACATAAGCCCCTAACACTTCGCCCTGAATGTCAGTCCTGTGCGGGTGGTAATGGGTAATTAAGTTCACCGCGACATGATGCTCAAAAAACTCAATCTGTGGATGCTTTTGGGCGGTTTGAAGCAGGGCCTGGGTGACTGACAAACCCGTTTGATCGCCGCAATTAAAGATACGCCGATGCGAATGGCCGCCTTCCTGAGCCAGAACAAAATGACCCTCGCTATCCTTGGTAAACTGCACGGGGTAGCTTAACAACTCCTCAATGGCCTGAGGCCCCTGACGAATAATGAATTCGACTGCCGGGGGATAGCAGAGTCCATCGCCGGCGTGAAGCGTGTCGGCAATGTGCGCTTCCAGCGAATCCTCGCCGGATACCGCCGCGGCTATCCCGCCCTGCGCGTAGCGGCTGTTGCATTCATTGAGCTCGGCTTTGCTGATGAGTGCAATGCGGATGCGAGGTTCGAGTTTCAGCAATTGCAGGCAATAATGCAACCCGGCTAAACCTGTACCCAGAACCAGGACATCAAATTCCTTCGCGCTTCCCTGCTGTGAAAGCGTACTGTTCATGAGAACGCCTTTACCAGTTGCGCGGCAAGGCCGGTGTAGGTTTCCGGAGTCAGATTAATCAGGCTTTCTTTGGCGGCTGCCGGTATATCCAGCGTTTGAATGAATTTTGTCAAATTGTCCTTGTCGATGCCCTGGCCTCGGGTTAAGGCTTTTAATTGTTCATAGGCATTGGGAATTTGATAACGGCGCATGACGGTTTGAATGGCCTCGGACAAAATTTCCCAATTTCCTTCAAGGTCATCGAGGAGGGCCTGCTTGTTGATTTGCAGTTTGTCATTGCCTTTGGCAATGGCTTGATAGGCAATCAGGCTGTAAGCGAAAGCCACACCCAGATTACGCAGGACGGTGGAGTCGGATAAGTCGCGCTGCATGCGGGACTGGGTTAATTTATTGGCGAAATGATCAAACAAGGCATTGGCCATGCCGAGATTCCCTTCGGCGTTTTCAAAATCGATGGGGTTGACTTTATGCGGCATGGTGGAGGATCCCACTTCTTCGGCCACGGTTTTCTGAGTAAAATAATTTAGGGAAATATAAGTCCAGATGTCACGTGTGTAATCGAGCAGGATATTATTGATCCGAATCATAATATGGCAGACTTCAGCAATGCCGTCATGCGGCTCAATCTGGGTGGTGTAGGCGCTGAAAGACAGCCCCAGCGAACTGACAAAACCGGCACAATGCTTACGCCAGTCAATTTCGGGGTATGCCACAATGTGGGCGTTGTAATTGCCGACGGCCCCATTGCATTTGGCCGGGATTAAAACCTCGGCCAACTGCTGCTGCGGCCGTTTCAGGCGGGCGACAAAATTGACCAGCTCTTTGCCGATGGTGGTCGGCGTAGCCGGTTGACCATGGGTCCTCGCCAGCATGGCCACATCGCCATGCTGCTTGCCAAGCAGCATAATGCCGCCAATGATTTCAGCCAGGGTGGGCTGGATAATCTGGGCAATGGCCGATTTGAGCATCAGGGCGTAGGCGAGGTTATTGATGTCTTCCGAGGTGCAGGCGAAATGAATAAAGCCGCAATAGGCCTTTAAATCGTCCTGTCCGTTCAGCTTGTCCCGCAGGTAATATTCAATGGCTTTGACATCATGGTTGGTTTGCTTCTCAAACGCTTTGACTTTTTCCGCCTCGGCCTCATTAAACTCGCTTAAAATCGCATCAAGATAAGCTTTGCCGCGCGCATTCAGCGGCGGTAATTCTTTAATGTCGTCATTACCGGCCAAGGATTGAAGCCAGCGGATTTCGACCATCAGACGAAAATAGATAAGTGCATACTCACTGAAATAAGGGCTTAAGCTCGTGGTTTTTTTCAAATAACGGCCATCAATTGGTGAAATGGCATTCAATGAGGAGAGAGTCATGTTTTCAACCGCCAATTTATAAAGCACATATGATATTAGATGGCGACCAAGATGTGAATTAAAAACCCCTGATTCTCTGCAAATTAACACCTTATTGCTTTTTTAGTGGATATGTAATCGATTTAGCGATTTAATAATAAGGCGAGTAAGCCGGATAAAGCCGCTTGAACTGATGCAAGGACGAAGGGATGCGCTTGCTTCTCTTTTATATAATGATGATTGCCCATGGCTGCTGTGCCGCAACGGCCGCTAAACCGTTGACCTTTCCCGAAGCCCTGCAATTAGCCTATCGCCATAATCCGGAACTGCAGGTGGCCATTGCCGAGGTGGAACGTCTAAAGGGGAGCGTGATTCAAAGCGGTTTACTACCCAACCCTTCCATTTCACTGGAAGCGGAAAACATCGGTGGGTCCGGGCAGTATCAGGGCTACGAATCAGCAGAGACCACCTTGTCCGTGACGCAGCCTATTCCCCTGGGTCATCGACTCCATTACCTTCGCTCAGCTGCCTATGCCGGCTATGTGGCCGGTATTGCCCGTCTTCGTGTTAAAAAAAATGGACATTTATAGTCGGGTGGGTATGGCTTATGTGGATGCCCTCTATGCTGCTCAATGGTATACCGTAACCCGCAAGCTGACTCGCCTTCATCAGCAGATTGTCTCGGAAATCAAACGCCGCAATGTCGCCGGAGCCGGCACGGAACTTGATTTACGATTAGCTGAAATCCGGTTTTATGAGGCCAAAATACGTGAGAACCGGGCGCGCCGTGAGATGTTGCTGGCAGAGGCCATGTTGGACAGGGTGATGGGTGTAGAAAAAATGAAGGGGCGGCCATTGACCGACCGGGGCCTGTCGCATCAAAAGATGCAATGGCGGCGTATTGTGGAAAAAATGCCTGAAAGCCCTGTGCTTAAAGAGAAAAGACTCTTGCTAAACGCGAGGCGCGCTGAGATTACTGCCGTTAAAAAAGAAGTCTGGCCCAATTTGGTGGTGCAGCTTGGGGGCCGCCATTTTTCCGATGACGGCAACAATGCGGCGGTGGTTTCCACCAGTTCGCAAGTGCCGGTCTTTGACCGTAACCAGGGACGAATTGCCGCAGCCGAGGCGCAATACACCCAGGTTCTTCAGGAAATAAACGTATTGCGCCTGCAGTTGAAGCAGCAGCTCTACCAATACCTGCTCGAATGGGAGCAGAATGTGTATGAAGCAGATCGGGTGACCCGTTCCCTGTTGCCGCTGGCAAGAAAAGCCGTGAAACTGGCCGAAGAAGGCTACAAGCAGGGGCGTTATACGTATTTGGAATTATCCCAGGCGCTGACGATGCTGTATCAGGAGGAAAAGCACTACCAACAGGCGCATGCGAACTACCACAAAGCCCTGATACAAATGACAGGAATATTGGGCATTTCAACAACCAGGAAGCGCACATGTTGAAAATCTGCTTAAGAGTAAGCCTTGCTGTGCTGGCCTTGCTGGCCTCGCCCCCCCTTGCTGCCCATGGTGAGATCGAGGCTGTCAGCGGGCATGAGGCAATAAAAACAGGTCCTCATGGCGGTAAACTACTACTTCACGGCCCGTTAAGCCTTGAGGTGACGATGTTTGAAAAAAACAGCCCGCCGCATTGGCGCGTGTATGTCGTGGACTCAGACGAAACAATCAATCCCCGGCAGGTGCAGCTTAAAATGACGTTGACTCGTTTTAACGGCAGGGAGGAAACCATTCATTTTATTCCCATGGAGGATTTTCTGGAAAGCCGTCAGGCGATTGATGAACCGCATTCCTTTGATGTTCATGTCATCCTCACTTACCAGGGGAAACACTACCAATGGCAGTACGCCGATTACGAAGGGCGTTTGACCCTGTCAGATGACATGATGAAGGCCGTGGGCATTAAAACCGCCATTGCTAAAGGCCGTCTTATCGACAGGCAATTGACGGTAGTGGGCAAAATTGTCGCAAATCGCGATGCCATGGCGCCTATTTACCCTCGTTACGCCGGCATTGTCCAATCCGTGTATAAAAATTTAGGCGATGACGTCAAGGAAGGGGATAGGCTCGCAGTCGTGGAAAGCAATGAAAGCCTGCAGGATTATACGATCACAGCCCCCATCAGCGGGACGATAGTAAAAAAGGCCGTGACCGTGGGAGAAATGGTCAAAATAGATAACCCGATTTTCGAAATCGCCAATCTCGACTCAGTCTGGGCTGATTTGACCCTGTATCGCAAAGAAGCACCCTTGGTCAAAAAAGGCATGAACGTTATCGTCAGCAGTGATGGTGGCAAGCCCCGGATGGTCAGTAAAATCAGTTACATTTCACCGCTGGGTATTGAAGACAGCCAGACTGTACTGGCCAGGGCGGTATTAGCCAATGCTGACATGAAATGGCTGCCGGGAATGTATGTCAATGCCAAAATCACTGTCAGTACCCGCCAGGCCGCTGTGGCTGTTCCGCTGAAAGCCATTCAACGCTGGCATGATCAACCCGTTGTGTTTGTAAAACGGGGGAATCAATTTGAAGCCACTCCCGTAAAACTGGGCGATCAAAACAATCACTGGGCGGAAATTCTTGCCGGTCTTGAGCCAGGGGATGAATATGTCGTTCAGAACAGTTTTTTTCTAAAGGCGGATTTGGACAAGTCCGGGTTTGGGCACGAACACTAAGGAGAGGGGATGCTTGAAAAACTCATTCATTTCTCGCTCGCGCAGCGCTGGTTTGTGCTTTTTCTCACCCTGATTATTGCAGGCATTGGCTTTTACAGTTTTCAATTCCTGCCCATCGATGCCGTGCCGGACATTACCAATGTCCAGGTACAGATTAATACGGAAGCACCGGGTTTTTCACCCTTTGAAATCGAACAACGCGTCACCTTCCCCATCGAAACGGCCATGAGCGGGTTGCCTTCGCTTGATTATACCCGATCCCTGTCACGCTATGGCCTGTCGCAGGTCACGGTGGTGTTTAAAGACAAGACCAATATTTACTTTGCCCGGCAATTGATCAACGAGCGTCTGCAGCAGGTCAAGAATAAACTGCCAGCCGAGGTTACGCCTGAATTAGGTCCTGTGTCTACGGGACTCGGTGAAATTTTTATGTACACGGTCACCAATAAAGCGGGGGCGAAATCCCGCTATAATTCGACCGAATTGCGTACCATCCAGGACTGGATTATTAAGCCGCAATTACGTCAGGTCGCTGGGGTGGCCGAGGTGAATACCATTGGTGGTTTTGAAAAGCAGTACCACATTACCCCGGATCCGATGCAATTGTTCCGTTACAGTTTAAGCCTCGAAGATGTCCTTGAAGCGCTTGAACAAAACAATGCCAATGTCGGGGCAGGCTACCTTGAACGTAACGGCGAACAATACCTCATCCGCGTGCCGGGGCAGGTTAAGCGCATCATGGACATTGAAAACATCGTGATTGCCAGTTACAAGGGAATCCCTATTCGCATTGGCGATGTCGCCGAGGTGAGTCTCGGTAATGAATTGCGTACGGGGGCGGCCACCGAAAATGGCAAGGAAGTGGTTCTCGGAACGGTCTTTATGTTAATGGGCGAGAACAGCCGCACGATTTCGCAACGGGTAGCGGACAAATTAACAGAAATCAATAAAACGCTGCCGGATGGGGTGGAGGCTAAAGCGGTTTACGATCGGACTGTTCTTGTTAATGCCACCATCAATACGGTTAAAAACAACCTGTTTGAGGGCGCTTTGCTGGTGTGCATCGTTCTCTTTGTTTTTCTAGGCAATCTGCGGGCCGCGTTGATTACCGCCCTGGTTATTCCCCTGTCCATGCTGCTGACCATCAGCGGCATGGTAGTCAATCAGATCAGTGCCAACCTGATGAGCCTTGGTGCGCTTGATTTTGGTTTGATTGTCGATGGTGCGGTCATCATTGTTGAAAATTGTTTAAAGCGCCTGGGTTTAAGACAACATCAATTGAAGCGCCTATTGACGGAAGACGAGCGGCAAAAGGAAATTGCAGCGGCCACAGTGGAAGTCATACGGCCCAGTGTGTTTGGCGTGTTAATCATAACCATTGTTTACCTGCCTATCCTGACTTTAAGTGGTGTCGAGGGAAAAATGTTTCTGCCCATGGCAGAGACCGTGATCATGGCCCTGCTAGCGGCTCTCTTTTTTGTGGTGACCTTTGTGCCGGCGGCGGTGGCTGTGTTCTTACGCGGCCGTGTCCACGAAAAACCGAATGCGCTGCTGATGCGCATGACCCAAGCATATGAGTGGTTACTGGGCTGTAGCCTGCGTTACCGGCAGATCATTACAGGCCTTGCTGTTCTGGTTACCTTGCTGAGTCTGGTTCTTGCCTGGCGTCTTGGAGCAGAGTTTATCCCCAGCCTGGATGAGGGGGACATTGCACTGCATGCGATTCGAATCCCCGGGACCAGTTTGACGGAGGCGGTGGCGATGCAACACCTGCTGGAAGAGCAGATTAAGCAGGTGCCTGAAGTAGCCAGCGTGTTTTCCAAGCTCGGTACGGCAGAAATCGCCACCGACCCCATGCCCCCCAATGTGGCTGATACTTTTGTTATGATTAAACCGCGCAGTCAGTGGCCTGACCCACGCAAATCCAAACAGCAGCTGGTGAAGGACATTGAAAAGAAAGTCACCCGGATTCCGGGTAATAATTATGAGTTTACCCAACCGATCCAGATGCGGTTTAACGAATTGATTTCCGGGGTGCGAAGCGATGTGGCGGTGAAAATTTTTGGCGATGATTTAAACACATTGATCGCATCGGCCAACGCGGTCCGCGACATCCTGGTTACCGTGCCAGGCGCTGCAGACGTTAAAGTTGAACAGGTTACAGGCCTGCCTTTGTATACCGTCGTCATTGACCGCGTCTCTCTGGCCCGCTATGGCTTACAGGTCAGCGAAGTGCAGAATGCGGTGGAAATTGCTTTGGGTGGTAAAAAAGGGGGCGAGCTGTTTGAGGGCGATAAGCGGTTTGATTTGGTGGTTCGTCTGCCGGAGAAATTACGCAATGATCCCGATGTCCTGCGACGCATTTTAATTCCTTTGCCCATTGCCGAAGACGGTGAGCGTCATTTTATTCCATTGACGGAGGTGGCCGCCATCGAGCGCAGCGAAAGCCCTAATCAAATCAGCCGAGAAAATGGCAAACGCCGTATTGTGGTCACCGCCAATGTACGAGGAAGCGATTTAAATTCCTTTGTCAGCACCGCGATGAAGAAAATAGAGCAGAATTTAAAATTGCCCAGTGCTTACTGGATTAGCTGGGGCGGTCAGTTTGAACAGATGGAATCTGCCGCCAGGCGCCTGCAATGGGTCGTGCCGGCTGTTTTATTCATTATTTATCTGTTGCTTTTTATCGCTTTAGGCCATCTCCGCGATGCCTTTTTGGTGTTTACCGGCATTCCTTTGGCCTTAACAGGAGGGGTCGTGGCTTTATGGCTGCGGGGGATTCCCCTGTCCATTTCAGCCGGCGTGGGCTTTATTGCCTTGTCCGGCGTGGCCGTCTTAAACGGCTTAGTCATCTTAAGTTTTATTAATAAATTGTATTACGATGAGCATGTTCCGTTGCGCCTTGCCATCATCCAGGGTTCGATCGCGCGGTTAAGGCCGGTACTCATGACAGCGCTGGTGGCTTCTCTGGGTTTTGTTCCCATGGCGTTGGCAACCGGTACCGGAGCGGAAGTGCAGCGTCCGCTGGCTACAGTAGTCATTGGCGGCATTCTCTCATCCACCCTGTTGACCCTGGTGGTGCTGCCCTGTTTGTATTACCTTGCTCACGCCGGTCGGCGTCGTGAATCCCAAGGCGTTGAGTAATTAATACTTCGCTTAATCATTCACATCAAGAGGCAATTTCAGTAGAATGATTCACATTTTTAAGGATTTAGGGGTGGTTTATGTCTGTCAGCATCCATACGATTGATTTTAAACACTTGGGTATGCAGGACCTGGAACAAGTGGGCGGCAAGAATGCGTCGTTAGGTGAAATGATTAGCCATTTATCCG
This region of Legionella taurinensis genomic DNA includes:
- a CDS encoding mevalonate kinase family protein; this encodes MMKWNVPAKTFLLGEYAALEGGSALVLTTKPCFELTLVDEPIIKGIDPASPAGRYWLSLPPVAQGLSWHDPYDGIGGLGASSAQFLAVYLADCHLHNHHPNRKALLERYFQFAWDGKGIKPSGYDVLAQEQQQCVFINRQRSETRNYPWPFGELGFILVHSSNKLPTHQHLQSFQLQFSTERLSRLADQGCMAFEQANDTLLVNAVNACQQQLEALHLVAPESVKAIAALKSNEGVVAAKGCGALGADVILLLVEKRRLSGLRNELLAQECNVLATNVDLYIGEHLVESSRIKTRI
- the purB gene encoding adenylosuccinate lyase, with the translated sequence MTLSSLNAISPIDGRYLKKTTSLSPYFSEYALIYFRLMVEIRWLQSLAGNDDIKELPPLNARGKAYLDAILSEFNEAEAEKVKAFEKQTNHDVKAIEYYLRDKLNGQDDLKAYCGFIHFACTSEDINNLAYALMLKSAIAQIIQPTLAEIIGGIMLLGKQHGDVAMLARTHGQPATPTTIGKELVNFVARLKRPQQQLAEVLIPAKCNGAVGNYNAHIVAYPEIDWRKHCAGFVSSLGLSFSAYTTQIEPHDGIAEVCHIMIRINNILLDYTRDIWTYISLNYFTQKTVAEEVGSSTMPHKVNPIDFENAEGNLGMANALFDHFANKLTQSRMQRDLSDSTVLRNLGVAFAYSLIAYQAIAKGNDKLQINKQALLDDLEGNWEILSEAIQTVMRRYQIPNAYEQLKALTRGQGIDKDNLTKFIQTLDIPAAAKESLINLTPETYTGLAAQLVKAFS
- a CDS encoding DUF3757 domain-containing protein, yielding MKKTLVLTACCLMACTGYAAITTCPDPNTTSLQWGEPPAPWVVNPYSPHIPQGEANTAFVRANLLVAGLGRGVVCTYKNSLGEYSIWWQVLVKIPSRNDYRWIDTLGGFVCTQSLTDCEFSAAS
- the nadB gene encoding L-aspartate oxidase — protein: MNSTLSQQGSAKEFDVLVLGTGLAGLHYCLQLLKLEPRIRIALISKAELNECNSRYAQGGIAAAVSGEDSLEAHIADTLHAGDGLCYPPAVEFIIRQGPQAIEELLSYPVQFTKDSEGHFVLAQEGGHSHRRIFNCGDQTGLSVTQALLQTAQKHPQIEFFEHHVAVNLITHYHPHRTDIQGEVLGAYVLDCNQNLIHAFAARCVVLATGGAGKTYRYTTNPMVATGDGVAMAYRAGARVGNMEFYQFHPTLLHHHSLNNFLISEAVRGEGALLKNADNGERFMRRYAPDHLELATRDVVARAIFSEIEQSNSGYVNLDITHQSRAFLKKRFPQIYSTLLGIGIDMSQDMIPVVPAAHYQCGGVLTDVDGRTDLKRLYAIGEVAFTGLHGANRLASNSLLEAIVMASNAARCSLKDITSFSKEVERIPNWNSPGEVNARRASQINAHWRGLRGEMTSYAGIVRTEAGLQDLLQLIMKRKEVIEEYYWKHCITRDFIELRNIVLNAELIVRAALSRRESRGGHYREDFPRQNAYAEESILRLTTPQNSLFS
- the nadA gene encoding quinolinate synthase NadA, which translates into the protein MLTDASTYQPEKTLMSITNDMSICQSDYPLDWYQEDFIPYAEEYLALPDRKLTTVLAWMTPYLKKAQDHFGDQLLLLAHYYMGGEIVRLVEQFGGQIGDSYQLALMAANNPQKSVIIESAVHFMAESISILANNNQHVYITNPKSGCTMEMLAKDFMVEPAFLDLNERYGAENILPVCYMNTSGRVKAMTGAQGGAVCTSSNVKKIFQWAQKQHKKILFIPDQHMGENVAYWLGINKLAYWPGGTAGAQYSLAAQDSQTLKQFDEAELILFSSQCAVHTHYSADMCEYWHRQGYTTVVHPECRNEVIRTAHQAGSTAFIWDYVVNDRAGTRHYAIGTENHMVENVKQYCRHLGITVVNLAEAPKKDHEKGMGCGCATMSRNDPPHLVALVDLLRQGKPMAYNEVKAGDVVNEFTGMRQRLKEQDQQWVIDNAKKALEMMITITEDRL